A region from the Dehalogenimonas sp. THU2 genome encodes:
- a CDS encoding homocitrate synthase produces the protein MPKIYIIDVTNRDGVQTARLGLSKLEKTMINLYLSEMGVFQSEFGFPTTKHETHYLRANLRLAELGVIAPIRLEGWLRAITADVELAFKMVPELKHVNLSMSTSAQMINGKFKGKKTRQDVIKDMTAAVDAAHKLGAESVGVNAEDASRTDVEFLVEYGLAAKAHGAVRLRYCDTLGYDDPFSIYQTSRALAEQVGMPIELHCHGDLGMAVACSVAGARGVIDGGQDAYINTTLNGIGERAGNADLIATVLALTKSKSFAGKYELGNHIDMSKSWKIAKFASYAFGVPIPINQPGVGANAFAHESGIHADGILKDPHNYELYGCEELGRGEPEYVDTGREICAGEYSGISGFSHIMGERMSWRFKDKEEAQQVLELVRYANVLSHKPLVEDELLFIARYPHTARRLLTLTPLEEEAEPDPLLGAVRSGV, from the coding sequence ATGCCCAAGATATATATTATCGACGTTACGAACCGCGACGGCGTGCAGACTGCGCGCCTGGGGCTGTCCAAGCTGGAAAAGACCATGATCAACCTCTACCTCTCGGAGATGGGCGTCTTCCAGTCGGAGTTCGGCTTCCCCACCACTAAACATGAAACCCACTACCTGCGGGCTAACCTGAGACTGGCCGAACTGGGCGTCATTGCCCCGATCCGCCTCGAGGGCTGGCTGCGGGCTATCACCGCCGACGTGGAACTGGCGTTTAAAATGGTGCCGGAACTGAAACACGTCAACCTGTCCATGTCCACCTCGGCGCAGATGATCAACGGCAAGTTCAAGGGCAAAAAGACGCGCCAGGATGTCATTAAGGATATGACCGCGGCGGTAGACGCCGCACATAAGCTGGGGGCCGAGAGCGTCGGTGTTAACGCCGAGGACGCCTCCCGCACCGACGTTGAATTCCTGGTCGAATACGGCCTGGCGGCCAAGGCGCACGGGGCGGTCAGGCTGCGGTATTGCGATACGCTGGGTTACGACGACCCGTTTTCCATTTATCAAACCAGCCGCGCGCTGGCGGAACAGGTGGGTATGCCTATCGAACTCCATTGCCACGGCGACCTGGGCATGGCGGTAGCCTGCTCGGTAGCCGGCGCCCGCGGCGTTATAGACGGCGGCCAGGATGCCTACATCAACACCACCCTGAACGGCATCGGCGAACGGGCCGGCAACGCCGACCTCATCGCCACGGTGCTGGCCCTGACCAAGAGCAAGAGTTTTGCCGGCAAATACGAACTGGGCAACCATATCGATATGTCCAAGAGCTGGAAGATCGCCAAGTTCGCTTCTTACGCATTTGGCGTACCCATTCCCATCAACCAGCCCGGCGTCGGCGCCAACGCTTTCGCTCACGAGTCCGGCATCCACGCCGACGGCATCCTCAAGGACCCGCATAACTACGAACTGTACGGCTGCGAGGAACTGGGCCGCGGCGAACCGGAATATGTCGATACCGGACGCGAAATCTGCGCCGGCGAATACTCCGGCATCTCCGGTTTCTCCCATATCATGGGCGAGCGCATGTCCTGGCGTTTCAAGGACAAGGAAGAAGCGCAGCAGGTGCTGGAGCTGGTGCGCTATGCCAACGTGTTGTCACATAAGCCGCTCGTCGAGGACGAACTGCTTTTCATCGCCCGCTATCCCCATACCGCCAGGCGGCTGCTGACACTGACGCCCCTCGAGGAGGAGGCCGAACCCGATCCCCTCCTGGGTGCGGTTCGATCCGGGGTTTAA
- a CDS encoding PAS domain-containing protein, which yields MLENLPVTTVEAMLDTLPIDLTFMDAGNRIRWFSAHRIFNRPPECLGQNVRECHQESSWPAIDRMVADFKSGACDLEEHVIDKSDGRKIRILYLAVRDASQQYLGLVEMAEEIEKT from the coding sequence ATGCTTGAGAACCTGCCCGTCACGACCGTCGAGGCCATGCTGGATACCTTGCCCATCGACCTGACCTTCATGGATGCCGGGAACCGCATCCGCTGGTTCTCAGCCCACCGCATCTTCAACCGTCCACCCGAGTGTCTTGGACAGAACGTCCGGGAGTGCCACCAGGAGTCTAGCTGGCCTGCCATCGACCGGATGGTGGCGGACTTCAAGTCCGGCGCCTGCGACTTGGAGGAACACGTCATAGATAAAAGCGACGGGCGAAAGATCCGCATCCTCTATCTGGCCGTCCGTGACGCCTCACAGCAATACCTGGGGCTGGTAGAGATGGCGGAGGAGATCGAAAAGACCTAA
- the tsaA gene encoding tRNA (N6-threonylcarbamoyladenosine(37)-N6)-methyltransferase TrmO, giving the protein MTELTMELRPIGRIKSPVTEKPADGFDWREVVAEIEIDPALAEGLDGLTDFSHIMVYWWMHRATDKAKMALKVFPRGRKDLPPVGVFASRSPYRPNSLGRATVRLLERRDNVLVVQGLDAIDGTPVLDIKPFIPGYDSPEGGATAPEWTTRHQRKN; this is encoded by the coding sequence GAACTTAGACCTATCGGGCGGATTAAAAGCCCGGTCACGGAAAAACCCGCCGACGGCTTCGACTGGCGTGAGGTCGTGGCGGAGATAGAGATCGATCCCGCCCTGGCCGAGGGGCTGGACGGCTTGACGGATTTTTCCCACATCATGGTTTACTGGTGGATGCACCGGGCTACCGACAAGGCCAAGATGGCGCTCAAGGTTTTCCCGCGCGGACGCAAAGACTTGCCGCCGGTGGGCGTCTTTGCCTCCCGGAGCCCGTACCGGCCGAATTCCCTGGGCCGGGCCACGGTGCGGCTGCTGGAGCGGCGGGACAATGTACTGGTGGTGCAGGGGCTGGACGCCATAGACGGCACGCCGGTGCTGGACATCAAGCCCTTCATCCCCGGCTACGATTCACCGGAAGGAGGCGCGACGGCGCCGGAATGGACGACTAGGCACCAGCGCAAAAATTGA